The Psychrobacillus sp. FSL K6-2836 nucleotide sequence CTTCGCTCAAATAATTGGTGGAAAAATTAATACTTTCGAGGATGGAAGGTGACTTTTCTTCCTTCAATGGATGCCACTCGTATTTTATGGCTTGCCGCTTGCCTTCAGCATTAACTAAATAGAAGGCATGTATAGGGTAGTAATTTAGAGCCGCGTAACTAATTGGTGGTTGCTTTAGTTGTTCTTTAAGTGCGAGTAATGTGTTTTTATGTTCAGGGAAGGTAGTGAGAAGTTGTGCAATTCCTAGTCCGAGATCAATTGAATGTATACCAGTTTTATGAGAACCTAAAATTTTTAGCATTTCAATAAAGGTTTTTGGATCCTTTGTTATGAACATTGGGATGGTGGTACATACTTGGTGACTAGTTGAACCATCTGGTTGATGAAAATGGATAGACATTCCTTTTGCTGGAGATAGGAAATCTGCTGCAGTAGGATCAGGTGGACTATTAGAAAAACGGACTGTAGCGGGTACTGGTTCATGTTGCAGATGTCCTGCTGTCGTAAATGGAATCGCATTTCCATTAGGAGTAAAAATTGCTTCATAAAATTCCCCTTTTGCATGAGCACGACGATAACCAGGAAATTTCCCTTGAATTTGTTCTAATGTATGTACAGCATCTTGTGGTAGTGAATTATTCATCAAAATCACCTCAGTTTTTAGAATGTAACGATAGATTTCATTTATTAATCATTACCACTGAATAAATTACTTAAACAATGAAGTTTATAAAAATATGCATTGGTACTACAAAGTGTTCATCATGGAAAATTTCAATCCTTCCTTTTTAATGTTCTATAGAGCATTTACTTGCGGTAGATGGTGGTTTTACTTGATAAGTGGAAAATTAATCCATTAATAAGGTCATCAAGGTATATGAAACTAAAATTACCTTATTCCGTAAATAAGAATAGGTTTTGTATTTTCGATTTAAAGGTACAATAATACTATAATTACTAAAGAGGTGAACACGATGAAAAAATTACTAGTGCCAATTATTATTGTCATTGTAATTATTGCTGTTATTGCAGGTATATTTATGGCAAGCTATAACGGATTTGTAGACAAAGAAGAAAATGTAAACAATGCGTATGCACAAGTAGAAAACCAGCTGCAACGAAGAATGGACTTAATACCGAACTTAGTTAATACAGTTAAAGGCTTTGCAGCACACGAAGAAGAGGTGCTTGGGAATATCGCAGATGCCAGAACTAAATTGGCGGGAGCTGGGACACCTGAAGAACAATCAGCGGCGAATGATGAATTATCAGGAGCTTTGAGTCGATTATTAGTAGTAGTGGAAAATTATCCAAATCTTAAGGCAGATGCTAACTTTAGACAATTGATGGATGAGCTTGCTGGTACAGAAAATAGACTTTCTGTAGCAAGACAAGATTATAATACAGTTGTTTCGGATTA carries:
- a CDS encoding catalase, which translates into the protein MNNSLPQDAVHTLEQIQGKFPGYRRAHAKGEFYEAIFTPNGNAIPFTTAGHLQHEPVPATVRFSNSPPDPTAADFLSPAKGMSIHFHQPDGSTSHQVCTTIPMFITKDPKTFIEMLKILGSHKTGIHSIDLGLGIAQLLTTFPEHKNTLLALKEQLKQPPISYAALNYYPIHAFYLVNAEGKRQAIKYEWHPLKEEKSPSILESINFSTNYLSEDLEKRLEKGTVSFALYIRLAEDTDPTDDPTVIWPTDRQKILVGLLTINKKIFPTESILFDPTIVGKGIELSNDPILHFRHETYAVSYDRRNKENKKTP
- a CDS encoding LemA family protein, giving the protein MKKLLVPIIIVIVIIAVIAGIFMASYNGFVDKEENVNNAYAQVENQLQRRMDLIPNLVNTVKGFAAHEEEVLGNIADARTKLAGAGTPEEQSAANDELSGALSRLLVVVENYPNLKADANFRQLMDELAGTENRLSVARQDYNTVVSDYNKKVKRMPGSIVASMFGFDEKEYFQSAEGVEEAPVVDFEGDGE